ttttttttttttaaatgcagcGAATGCGATATGGCAAAATTAAATGTGTCTGTGTGCTTCTCCGTATAATATGGACTTGGATGTGGGAttgtttttgtatattaaaaagtatctAAATTTGTGTTTTTGCTAATGCAGGTGGATGGAGACTTGCTAGACAGACTCATGGATTCACATAACCATGGAAATGCTTATACTTCCATACTGTTTTATTCCCCTTGGTGCCCGTTCTCATGTTTAGTACGCCCAAAGTTTGAAGCGCTGAGTTCAATGTTCCCCCACGTAGGGCACCTGGTTGTTGAGCAGTCTCAGGCTTTACCATCGTACGAACCAACTTCTCTGCTATAgagtattattatatatttccaTTTGCATCTCCATTGAATTATTcacaacaattaaaaaaatattttggcatCTTCTTTGGTCCATGTTAATTGATGTCATTATTGGCAGGGTCTTTTCTAGGTATGGTATCCATAGCTTGCCTTCAATCTTGATGGTGAATCAAACATTGAAGATGCGATACATTGGTCCAAAGGATCTTGCATCCCTGATTCAGTTTTACCAACATACAACAGGTAAGACGTGAAGGCATGGACAAAACATTCAGTTCAATTTCTGCTATAATAAGCTTCATTTCGTTGTATCTCTGTGCCTTTCCAGGTCTTAAACCCGTTCAGTGTGTGGATGAAGCTGAACCTAACCTGATCAAATGGCTACACAACGGTTCATCTATCAGAGAGATAGCGGAAAGAGATCCATATTTGGTACTCGCACTGATGTTTCTGTCTTTGAAACTTGCAATTTTGATCTTCCCCATCATGGGAGCGCGCTTGAGAACGTTATGGGCAGCTCATGTTCCGCATCTGAGCTTGGGAATACTCGGTGAGACTAGCCAGCTCTTTGGCCGTGCGTTGCACATGATCGACGTGAGGAGGCTTTGGATTAAACAGAGACTTAACAAGACAAGGGACTTCCAAGAGAGAGCAAAGAATGCGCTTGCATCTGTCTCGCTAGGAAAATCTACTTCACAATCAGCTTAAAGGGTGCTGATGAGCTTAGTTTAATTACTTTTCTTTTTGTGGACTTGTTATCAACTTTGGAGTTTGGAGTTCTTGTCTCTGTATGTAAATCATGTTTTGCTTATTTGTGAATaattcatctttctttcttgaaTGTGTGTATTCCGGGTCCACTTCGTTTTTCTTGCACATTTTGTCTAATATGGATTAGTATATCAACGGTCTGGTTTAATTGGTGGTAGAGGTGGACACTTGGGTCGGTATTATATGTGAAAGAAACCTGTCGACTTGTGGATCACTCTGGTTCACATGttgaagtttttgtttccaTGTCGTTTTTTGCGTATGTGTGTTGACAGTTGAATCTCTCTGTTAATATCTTTTCCACTTACGAATCTTTTTCAGTCGACAATATgcaatttgaatatattttcttttacaattttatgatgATTAGCTTTTTCTAAAGATTATACTTAATTTCAGCTTTATTCTTTAAACTgatttatttaaactttaaagCCTAAAATCAAGGCAAGTAAGCTCCTGATTCTCCCATGTTTATAAAGTAGGCAACAGAAGACAAAAGCAGAACAAAGAGGTGAAgcaaaaaagataaaacaaatGGGGTTGGTAAAAACTAATAGATGTTAGTGTTTGGtagatttaaaattatctatttaaattttgtattatagatatttcaaaagtaaaacaaaaaaaattcaatgtatTTTTCAGTAATGAAGTTCTTATTTCACATTTATAGATGTACTGGTTTTGTGAAAGAAGACTTCACCCAAGATTTTCTACCATCTCTTCCTGTAATTGCAAGGAAGCAACCTCCAGTACTGCTGTCCTATTATTCTCTTCTCTCACCtgaaaaacaatttaaatatgTGACTTGTATCACACGTAATCTCTGCTTCCTTTT
The window above is part of the Brassica napus cultivar Da-Ae chromosome C3, Da-Ae, whole genome shotgun sequence genome. Proteins encoded here:
- the LOC106386546 gene encoding 5'-adenylylsulfate reductase-like 7 isoform X2, which translates into the protein MSFWVSMLLLLCAIAGSCLPSGLASSVDACDHHDEFEVFRCGIDRKCPPFLYPRPPTEVDGDLLDRLMDSHNHGNAYTSILFYSPWCPFSCLVRPKFEALSSMFPHVGHLVVEQSQALPSYGIHSLPSILMVNQTLKMRYIGPKDLASLIQFYQHTTGLKPVQCVDEAEPNLIKWLHNGSSIREIAERDPYLVLALMFLSLKLAILIFPIMGARLRTLWAAHVPHLSLGILGETSQLFGRALHMIDVRRLWIKQRLNKTRDFQERAKNALASVSLGKSTSQSA
- the LOC106386546 gene encoding 5'-adenylylsulfate reductase-like 7 isoform X1, with the translated sequence MSFWVSMLLLLCAIAGSCLPSGLASSVDACDHHDEFEVFRCGIDRKCPPFLYPRPPTEVDGDLLDRLMDSHNHGNAYTSILFYSPWCPFSCLVRPKFEALSSMFPHVGHLVVEQSQALPSVFSRYGIHSLPSILMVNQTLKMRYIGPKDLASLIQFYQHTTGLKPVQCVDEAEPNLIKWLHNGSSIREIAERDPYLVLALMFLSLKLAILIFPIMGARLRTLWAAHVPHLSLGILGETSQLFGRALHMIDVRRLWIKQRLNKTRDFQERAKNALASVSLGKSTSQSA